The following are from one region of the Strix uralensis isolate ZFMK-TIS-50842 chromosome 4, bStrUra1, whole genome shotgun sequence genome:
- the LOC141941996 gene encoding coagulation factor XI-like, whose protein sequence is MSGFRYRVQYGIHDENLQMQGECVTQIYENTYFQGGDLATVFTPSANYCQVVCTYHPTCLLFTYLPAAWTKDPAKRFSCYLKDSDTEMLPKVDMEGAISGHSLKQCNIQISACSPDVHTGLDMEGKIYDVTMADSYQQCQKRCTNDNHCHFFTYASETFHNASFRKKCFLKHTSVGTPTSIKVLDEVVSGFSLKPCQLSEIDCQMDIFEDQEFSGINITSFFTPDISVCQTICTYFPKCLFFTFFTREWQIESQRNLCLLKTSTSGIPEALISRENAVSGFGLLNCRRSLPACNSRTYTHMNFLGDELNVTYTKGHRACQHVCTDVIRCQFFTYFPLQDSCNEEGKCECHLRMSSNGSPVEIVHGPGRISGYSLRLCKKKASTVCMQHSARTIRIVGGTDSSPGEWPWQVSLHVKLSRQRHLCGGSIISNRWILTAAHCVMSLENPNIWRVYAGILKQSEINEDTPFFRVEEIIVHPQYKYAQTGYDIALLKLDKPMNFTDLQLPICLPSKEDANILYTDCWVIGWGYRKEKGRVEDILQKATVPLMSKEECQARYRKRRIGDKVICAGYDEGGRDACKGDSGGPLSCKHEEVWYLVGITSWGEGCARPGQPGVYTKVAEYSDWILEKTT, encoded by the exons ATGAGTGGGTTTCGTTATAGAGTCCAATATGGGATTCATGATGAAAACTTGCAGATGCAGGGTG AATGTGTGACTCAGATCTATGAAAATACATACTTCCAAGGAGGAGACCTTGCTACGGTTTTTACACCGAGTGCCAATTACTGCCAAGTAGTGTGTACTTACCATCCTACCTGTCTGCTCTTCACCTATTTGCCAGCGGCATGGACTAAAGATCCTGCAAAAAG gttTTCCTGCTACTTAAAAGACAGTGATACAGAAATGCTGCCGAAAGTGGACATGGAAGGAGCTATCTCTGGACATTCTTTAAAACAGTGTAACATCCAAATTAGTG cTTGCAGCCCAGATGTCCACACAGGACTGGATATGGAAGGGAAAATTTATGATGTTACTATGGCTGATAGTTATCAACAGTGTCAGAAAAGATGTACCAATGACAACCATTGTCATTTTTTTACATATGCCTCAGAAACATTTCACAATGCAAGCTTTCG TAAAAAGTGCTTCTTGAAACATACCAGTGTAGGAACTCCAACCAGCATAAAGGTGCTTGATGAGGTTGTGTCTGGATTCTCTTTAAAGCCGTGCCAGCTTTCTGAAATAG ATTGTCAAATGGACATTTTTGAAGATCAAGAATTTTCAGGAATTAATATTACAAGTTTTTTCACTCCCGATATCTCTGTCTGCCAAACTATTTGTACATATTTTCCAAAGTGTTTGTTCTTCACATTCTTTACCAGGGAATGGCAAATAGAATCCCAAAG aaatctttgccttctgaaGACATCAACAAGTGGGATACCAGAGGCACTTATATCACGAGAAAATGCTGTATCAGGCTTTGGTCTCCTAAATTGCAGAAGATCCCTCCCTG CCTGCAATTCTCGCACTTACACGCATATGAATTTTTTGGGAGATGAACTCAATGTCACTTATACTAAAGGACACAGAGCCTGCCAGCACGTTTGCACAGATGTGATCCGCTGCCAATTTTTTACCTACTTTCCCCTTCAAGATTCATGCAATGAAGAAGG AAAGTGTGAATGTCACCTGAGAATGTCCTCAAATGGATCTCCAGTGGAAATAGTACATGGACCAGGAAGGATCTCTGGATACTCATTAagattatgtaaaaaaaaagccagtacTG tTTGTATGCAGCATTCTGCAAGAACTATTAGGATCGTTGGAGGGACAGACTCTTCCCCTGGTGAATGGCCGTGGCAAGTCAGCTTGCATGTGAAGTTGTCTCGTCAGAGACACCTCTGCGGGGGCTCTATCATCAGCAACAGGTGGATTCTTACAGCTGCTCACTGCGTCATGAG TCTTGAGAATCCCAACATTTGGCGTGTTTATGCtggtattttaaaacaatcagaAATAAATGAGGATACGCCATTCTTCAGAGTGGAAGAGATTATTGTTCACCCTCAGTATAAATACGCACAGACTGGATATGACATTGCTTTATTGAAACTTGATAAACCTATGAATTTTACTG aTCTCCAACTACCTATTTGCCTGCCATCAAAAGAAGATGCTAACATACTTTATACTGACTGTTGGGTAATTGGATGGggttacagaaaagaaaaag GTCGTGTAGAAGATATTCTTCAGAAGGCTACTGTTCCCCTCATGTCAAAAGAGGAATGCCAGGCAAGGTACCGGAAGCGCAGAATAGGTGACAAAGTGATCTGTGCTGGCTATGATGAAGGTGGAAGGGATGCTTGTAAG GGAGATTCAGGAGGGCCGCTGTCATGCAAGCACGAGGAGGTGTGGTATCTGGTGGGCATCACCAGCTGGGGCGAAGGTTGCGCTCGCCCTGGACAGCCGGGTGTCTACACAAAAGTTGCTGAGTATTCAGACTGGATTCTAGAAAAAACTACGTAG